A region from the Bacteroidales bacterium genome encodes:
- the secA gene encoding preprotein translocase subunit SecA, whose protein sequence is MGIASILKKFFKSKSEKDVEEILPIVQQILSIYNTLRSLSNDELREKSKALKQRVQSYFAADEAEIEQLRAKAESDEISLEEKNKLYEKIDKLNKEVNRKIEEILWEVLPEAFAIVKETARRFVEDKELVVTANDFDRNIAAYKSNVVIQGNQAIWKNKWIAGGNEIEWDMIHYDVQLIGGVVLHQGKIAEMATGEGKTLVATLPVFLNALAGKGVHIVTVNDYLAKRDSEWMGPLYEFHGLSVDCIDKHQPNSAARRNAYMADITFGTNNEYGFDYLRDNMAINPDDLVQRSHHYAIVDEVDSVLIDDARTPLIISGPVPKGEDQLFVELRPKVEKIYNAQKNLVNDLLNQAKKLIQSGDTEKGGVLLLRAFKGLPKNKALIKFLSEQGMKTLLLKTENIYLQENSKRMPEITDELYFVIDEKQNTVELTDKGIDFITSSSEDPKMFVLPDIGSRIAEIEKSGLSENEKLKAKDDLLRDYAVKSERVHTIHQLLKAYTMFEKDVEYVVINNEVKIVDEQTGRILEGRRYSDGLHQAIEAKENVKVEAATQTFATITLQNYFRMYHKLAGMTGTAETEAGEFWNIYKLDVVVIPTNKPVIRKDMEDKVYKTKREKYNAVIEEIIQLTSQGRPVLVGTTSVEISELLSRMLKLRGIKHNVLNAKQHQREAEIVAEAGKTSIVTIATNMAGRGTDIKLSDDVRKAGGLAIIGTERHESRRVDRQLRGRAGRQGDPGTSQFYVSLEDDLMRLFGSDRIARMMDRLGIKEGEVIQHPMISRSIERAQKKVEENNFGIRKRLLEYDDVMNIQREVVYKRRRNALFGEKLMVDIADTFNNVCYSIVEEHYGQESYEDFSLDIIKFLGIQNPITPEQYVQLSEEEQAEILNKYTWEHYQQKCKQMIQLALPIITDVYKTSGHVYQNIVVPISDGLKTYQVITNLKKTVETEGKEMIRAFEKTAILATIDEAWKEHLREMDDLKQSVQNAVYEQKDPLLIYKFEASELFKQMISLANKEIVALLTKGFIPMQDPNDVKEAKAPQKTDLSKLKTGREDITSGGSNHAEERKLEPVRVEKKVGRNDPCPCGSGKKYKHCHGKNVTVD, encoded by the coding sequence ATGGGAATTGCAAGCATTTTAAAAAAATTTTTTAAATCAAAATCAGAGAAGGATGTAGAAGAAATACTTCCAATTGTTCAACAAATTTTATCCATCTACAATACTTTACGTTCACTTAGTAACGATGAATTACGTGAAAAATCAAAAGCATTAAAACAAAGGGTTCAAAGTTATTTTGCTGCAGATGAAGCCGAAATAGAACAATTAAGAGCAAAAGCAGAAAGTGATGAAATTAGTCTTGAAGAAAAAAATAAGCTATATGAAAAAATAGATAAGCTTAACAAAGAAGTAAATCGCAAGATAGAAGAAATTTTATGGGAAGTTTTACCCGAAGCATTTGCAATTGTAAAAGAAACAGCACGTCGTTTTGTAGAAGATAAAGAATTAGTAGTAACAGCTAATGACTTTGACCGCAATATTGCTGCTTATAAAAGTAATGTTGTAATACAAGGCAATCAAGCTATATGGAAAAATAAATGGATAGCGGGTGGTAACGAGATAGAGTGGGATATGATACATTACGATGTTCAACTAATAGGAGGTGTTGTACTACATCAAGGTAAAATTGCTGAAATGGCTACCGGTGAAGGTAAAACATTGGTTGCTACGTTGCCAGTATTTTTAAATGCCCTAGCCGGCAAGGGAGTTCATATTGTAACAGTAAACGATTATTTAGCTAAACGTGATAGCGAGTGGATGGGACCGTTGTATGAGTTTCATGGCTTGAGTGTTGATTGTATTGATAAGCATCAACCCAATTCAGCAGCTCGTCGAAACGCTTATATGGCAGATATTACTTTTGGTACAAATAACGAATATGGTTTTGACTACTTACGCGATAATATGGCTATCAATCCCGACGATTTAGTACAACGTTCTCACCATTATGCTATCGTGGACGAAGTCGATTCGGTTTTAATTGATGATGCACGTACACCTTTAATTATTAGTGGTCCTGTTCCTAAAGGCGAAGATCAACTATTTGTCGAATTACGACCTAAAGTTGAAAAAATATACAATGCACAAAAAAATCTTGTAAACGACTTATTAAATCAAGCCAAAAAACTTATTCAAAGTGGCGATACCGAAAAAGGTGGTGTTCTTTTGTTACGAGCTTTTAAAGGGTTGCCCAAAAATAAAGCTCTTATAAAGTTTTTAAGCGAACAAGGAATGAAAACCTTACTGCTTAAAACCGAAAATATATACTTGCAAGAAAATTCAAAACGAATGCCCGAAATAACCGATGAGCTTTATTTTGTAATTGACGAAAAACAGAATACGGTCGAATTAACTGATAAAGGGATTGATTTTATTACATCTTCGTCGGAAGATCCAAAAATGTTTGTGCTTCCCGATATAGGTTCTCGAATTGCCGAAATTGAAAAATCTGGATTGTCCGAAAATGAAAAACTTAAAGCTAAAGACGATTTACTTCGCGATTATGCTGTGAAATCGGAACGCGTACATACCATCCATCAATTACTCAAAGCTTACACGATGTTCGAAAAAGATGTAGAGTATGTTGTAATTAATAACGAAGTAAAAATTGTTGATGAACAGACCGGTCGTATTTTAGAAGGACGTCGTTATTCCGATGGATTACATCAGGCAATTGAAGCAAAGGAAAATGTAAAAGTAGAAGCCGCAACTCAAACTTTTGCTACCATTACATTGCAAAATTATTTCCGAATGTATCATAAATTGGCAGGTATGACGGGAACTGCCGAGACCGAAGCAGGTGAATTCTGGAATATTTATAAGCTCGATGTTGTAGTTATACCTACTAATAAACCCGTCATCCGAAAGGATATGGAGGATAAAGTCTATAAAACAAAGCGTGAAAAATATAATGCAGTTATCGAAGAAATTATACAGCTTACAAGTCAAGGACGACCTGTATTAGTTGGTACTACATCTGTCGAGATTAGCGAACTTTTAAGTCGCATGCTAAAATTAAGAGGTATAAAACACAACGTATTAAATGCTAAACAACACCAACGTGAAGCTGAAATTGTAGCCGAAGCAGGTAAAACCAGTATTGTAACTATAGCTACTAATATGGCCGGTCGTGGTACCGATATTAAATTAAGCGATGATGTCCGTAAAGCAGGCGGTTTGGCTATTATTGGTACCGAGCGTCATGAATCACGACGTGTAGATAGACAGTTGCGTGGACGTGCTGGACGCCAAGGCGACCCAGGAACTTCACAATTTTATGTGTCGCTCGAAGACGACCTTATGCGTTTATTTGGTAGCGATCGTATAGCTCGTATGATGGATAGGCTAGGTATTAAAGAAGGCGAAGTAATTCAACATCCTATGATATCGCGATCCATTGAACGTGCTCAGAAAAAAGTCGAAGAAAATAACTTTGGAATTCGAAAACGATTGCTGGAATATGATGATGTAATGAATATTCAACGTGAAGTAGTTTATAAACGTCGAAGAAATGCATTATTTGGTGAAAAATTAATGGTCGACATTGCCGATACTTTTAATAATGTTTGCTATTCTATTGTTGAAGAACATTATGGTCAAGAAAGTTATGAAGATTTTTCATTAGATATAATTAAATTTTTAGGAATACAAAATCCAATAACACCTGAACAATATGTTCAACTTAGCGAAGAAGAACAAGCTGAAATATTAAATAAATATACGTGGGAACATTATCAACAAAAATGCAAACAAATGATTCAACTTGCACTGCCCATTATTACTGATGTATATAAAACCAGTGGACATGTATATCAAAATATTGTAGTACCCATTAGTGATGGGCTTAAAACTTATCAAGTTATTACAAACCTTAAGAAAACTGTAGAAACCGAAGGAAAAGAAATGATTCGTGCTTTCGAAAAAACGGCTATATTAGCAACTATTGACGAAGCATGGAAAGAACACTTACGTGAAATGGATGATTTAAAGCAATCGGTGCAGAATGCAGTTTATGAACAAAAAGACCCATTGCTCATATATAAATTTGAAGCAAGTGAGCTATTTAAACAAATGATATCACTTGCCAATAAAGAAATTGTTGCATTGTTAACAAAAGGTTTTATACCTATGCAAGATCCCAACGATGTTAAAGAAGCTAAAGCACCTCAGAAAACAGATTTAAGTAAACTTAAAACGGGTAGGGAAGACATAACATCGGGTGGAAGCAATCATGCTGAAGAAAGAAAACTTGAACCTGTAAGAGTAGAAAAGAAAGTAGGTCGCAACGATCCTTGTCCTTGTGGTAGTGGTAAAAAATATAAACATTGCCATGGTAAAAATGTTACAGTGGATTAA
- a CDS encoding toxin-antitoxin system YwqK family antitoxin, with the protein MVKMLQWIKTFFCLIILGGCTHSYTPNEVKMNDSNICIVSKTNMPLNGYVRTFYENGSQQSVKEYKNGKLNGYYLRFYPNGQLSLKAQYLNNKPINGFITYYDNGIIKSKRIDSGNYQIIYRYYNDGKLLMKQNLKNLLLDGLSVQYFKNGKIFVKTPYKNDKKNGLLEIWHKNGQKEAEVMFINDTIDGSLKTWSEKGILLSEEYYKKGKHIGTWKYYYPSGTIRSQIVFKENGTVKEKIEYTEDGKIIDKFSTE; encoded by the coding sequence ATGGTAAAAATGTTACAGTGGATTAAAACTTTTTTTTGTTTAATTATTCTTGGGGGATGTACACATTCTTATACCCCTAATGAAGTTAAAATGAACGATAGCAATATTTGTATTGTTTCTAAAACAAATATGCCTTTAAATGGTTATGTGCGAACTTTTTACGAAAATGGTTCTCAGCAAAGTGTTAAAGAGTATAAAAATGGTAAATTGAATGGTTATTATCTTCGATTTTACCCCAATGGACAATTAAGTTTAAAAGCACAATATTTAAATAATAAACCCATAAATGGTTTTATTACATACTATGATAATGGAATAATAAAAAGTAAACGTATCGATTCTGGCAATTATCAAATAATATATCGGTATTATAACGATGGCAAACTTTTAATGAAACAAAACTTAAAAAATTTGTTATTAGACGGACTTTCTGTACAGTATTTTAAGAATGGAAAAATTTTTGTTAAAACACCTTATAAGAACGATAAAAAAAATGGTTTGCTAGAAATATGGCATAAAAATGGGCAAAAAGAAGCAGAAGTTATGTTTATTAACGATACTATCGATGGGAGTTTAAAAACATGGTCAGAAAAAGGTATATTATTGTCTGAAGAATACTATAAAAAAGGTAAGCACATCGGTACGTGGAAATATTATTATCCAAGCGGAACCATTCGTTCACAAATTGTTTTTAAAGAAAATGGTACTGTTAAAGAAAAAATTGAATATACCGAAGACGGTAAAATCATAGATAAATTTTCAACTGAATAA
- a CDS encoding aspartate-semialdehyde dehydrogenase: MVNIAVIGATGLVGQEMLKVLEEFQLPVQNSLLCASEKSLGKKIYFLNKEHQVISIDEALRSKVHIAIFSAGSDVSKQYAPLFVQKGAFVVDNSSYWRLYAHVPLVVPEINADAINSETKIIANPNCSTIQMVVALAPLHRKYKIKRLVISTYQSVTGTGMKAVQQLMSERKGEVCNSVYPHPIDLNCFPHGGSFLPNGYTTEEQKLVDETRKILNDSSIKVTATVVRIPVIGGHSEAVNVEFEHDFNIEEVRQMLANTPGVVVLDEPNKNIYPTPRMAQGKNEVFVGRIRRDDSIEHGLNLWIVADNIRKGAATNAVQIAQYLYNKFFA; the protein is encoded by the coding sequence ATGGTAAATATTGCTGTTATTGGAGCTACGGGTTTAGTTGGTCAAGAAATGCTAAAGGTATTAGAAGAATTTCAACTACCCGTACAAAATTCTTTATTATGTGCTTCCGAAAAATCTTTAGGTAAAAAAATATATTTTTTAAATAAGGAACATCAGGTAATATCAATCGATGAGGCACTTCGTTCAAAAGTTCATATAGCGATTTTTTCTGCGGGCAGCGACGTATCAAAACAATATGCACCATTGTTTGTACAAAAGGGAGCTTTTGTCGTTGATAATTCTTCTTATTGGCGATTATATGCACATGTGCCGCTTGTTGTCCCTGAAATAAATGCCGATGCAATAAATTCCGAAACAAAAATTATTGCAAATCCCAATTGTTCTACTATTCAAATGGTCGTGGCGTTGGCTCCATTACATAGAAAGTACAAAATTAAACGTTTAGTTATTTCTACTTATCAATCGGTTACAGGTACGGGTATGAAAGCGGTTCAACAACTTATGTCAGAACGAAAAGGTGAAGTTTGTAATTCGGTTTATCCTCACCCCATTGACTTAAATTGTTTCCCTCATGGAGGTTCATTTTTGCCCAATGGCTATACTACCGAAGAACAAAAGTTAGTAGACGAAACACGTAAAATATTAAACGATTCGAGTATAAAAGTTACTGCAACGGTAGTAAGAATTCCTGTTATTGGCGGACATTCCGAAGCCGTTAATGTTGAGTTTGAACATGATTTTAATATTGAAGAGGTTCGGCAAATGTTAGCTAATACGCCTGGAGTAGTGGTACTTGATGAACCCAACAAAAATATTTATCCTACTCCTCGAATGGCTCAGGGTAAGAACGAAGTATTTGTCGGACGTATTCGAAGAGACGATAGTATCGAACATGGATTGAATTTATGGATAGTTGCCGATAATATTCGTAAGGGTGCTGCTACTAATGCGGTTCAAATTGCTCAATACCTTTATAATAAATTTTTTGCTTAA
- a CDS encoding radical SAM protein, translating into MSLKKPICNAPFVNIYIDVDGNVTPCCFNRDDVLGNIFTENIENIWHSDKAQNVRKQLLNKQFPKGCYACEKALQSKNYYNSGIFTFSKLDYKAKHIQAIDFELSYWCNLSCIMCNLHSKKYSLTYEQENTIIDKIAPLIPHLKRTRFYGGEPLLIPIYRKIWKQIIEINPRCNILLQTNGMLLDDELIELSRKGNFTFNVSLDSLDSEVASKIRKGSQLDIVLNNIQKMKTLSKHDVSLAVTPMTLNWKEIPEIVKYANKNKLIVYFNTLIQPPKMALWYLHTKILANIYSIYSKKLLFPLNYYEFKNMLIFKHFVRSIKNFYILSLTRPNYSDKELEINRQKIFDALIKVLPDSGILNDPRLRKKIDEYLYLNKVEDGLWFIQNADLNLLENKLRELLNNE; encoded by the coding sequence ATGTCGTTAAAGAAACCTATATGCAATGCTCCATTTGTTAACATTTATATTGATGTAGATGGTAATGTAACGCCCTGTTGTTTTAATAGAGACGATGTATTAGGTAATATTTTTACAGAAAATATCGAAAATATCTGGCATTCAGATAAAGCACAAAATGTTCGTAAACAATTACTGAATAAACAATTCCCCAAAGGTTGTTATGCATGCGAAAAAGCATTACAATCCAAAAACTATTACAACTCAGGAATTTTTACTTTTTCAAAACTCGATTACAAAGCTAAACATATACAAGCGATCGATTTTGAACTGAGTTATTGGTGCAACCTTTCCTGTATTATGTGCAATCTTCACTCAAAAAAATATTCATTAACGTACGAGCAAGAAAATACTATCATTGATAAAATAGCTCCGCTAATACCACATTTAAAAAGAACTCGCTTCTATGGTGGCGAACCATTATTAATCCCAATTTATAGAAAAATATGGAAACAAATAATCGAAATAAATCCTCGTTGCAATATTTTACTACAAACCAACGGAATGCTTTTAGATGATGAGCTTATAGAGCTTAGTAGAAAAGGAAATTTTACGTTCAATGTTTCGCTTGATTCATTAGACTCTGAGGTGGCCTCTAAGATTCGCAAAGGCAGCCAATTAGATATCGTGTTGAATAATATTCAAAAAATGAAAACATTAAGTAAACACGATGTGTCGTTAGCAGTTACCCCCATGACTTTAAATTGGAAAGAAATTCCTGAAATTGTTAAATATGCCAATAAAAACAAACTAATAGTTTATTTTAATACATTAATTCAACCCCCAAAAATGGCATTATGGTATTTACACACAAAAATCTTAGCCAATATTTATTCAATATATTCTAAAAAGCTTCTATTTCCTTTAAACTATTATGAATTTAAAAATATGTTAATATTTAAGCATTTTGTTAGGTCGATAAAAAACTTTTATATTCTATCTCTTACACGCCCAAACTATTCAGACAAAGAGCTTGAAATAAATCGTCAAAAAATTTTCGATGCACTAATTAAAGTACTTCCTGATTCTGGTATTTTAAATGATCCTCGATTAAGAAAAAAAATAGATGAATATTTATATTTAAATAAGGTTGAAGACGGTTTATGGTTTATTCAAAATGCTGATTTAAACTTATTGGAAAACAAGTTAAGAGAATTATTAAATAATGAATAA
- a CDS encoding thiamine-binding protein, producing MNHKINLAIQVLPTTEQTHPYEIIDKAIELIKKRGYHYIVCPFETVVECSLQEALTLIADIHHECYQYDTQSLLINIKIHSHKYKDAFIDDKMKKYK from the coding sequence ATGAATCATAAAATTAATTTGGCTATTCAGGTTTTACCTACAACTGAACAAACACATCCGTACGAAATAATAGATAAAGCTATTGAGTTAATAAAAAAACGAGGCTATCATTATATAGTTTGCCCTTTTGAAACCGTTGTAGAATGTTCTCTGCAAGAGGCTTTAACACTCATTGCCGATATTCATCATGAATGCTATCAATATGATACACAATCGTTATTGATCAATATAAAAATTCATAGCCATAAGTACAAAGATGCCTTCATCGATGATAAAATGAAAAAATACAAATAA